In the Topomyia yanbarensis strain Yona2022 chromosome 3, ASM3024719v1, whole genome shotgun sequence genome, one interval contains:
- the LOC131687956 gene encoding uncharacterized protein LOC131687956 — translation MYALLNEPAYQTVSKDPTPSVQRQNNSLITRLLNLKLIDTKTSMRLKSNTAVCPRIYGQPKAHKPNLPLRPVVPNITAPTYQLAKFIGSILKSSFHSEYNTPDSFQFTEYIQQVTLSPDYVLVSFDVVSLYTNIPTELVTHDIIMDWRNIKVHTNINLDLFLELVEFCIKSSYFRFREKHYKQTFGTAMGSPLSPILADIIMENLLQTSIKRLPFTIPVIRKYVDDLFLALPKDKVQQTLDTFNAYNQHLQFTKEEEIDNKLPFLDTVVTRHSDQTLSTRWYAKPIASGRLLNYHSFHPLSMKMNVAQQFIKRVTGLTTDNCPNLQQNIIFQHLRRNNYPSSLINRLISRNAKIFCPSNNSQQPDKNKNASNTRDPPNDSSPSTDQVYRSLPYVPSLSTSIVSILKSDYPNVKIASKPISTTSKLMLNVKDPVDPLLQSNVIYSLPCGNCPMYYIGMTRNQLKTRLYGHKTNINQYVRLKTDGAITTDEQLISLGEKTALIEHMIKNDHNFDLTKAKIIDKTYRSTALPILEMCHISNTANTVNHRTDVDGLNTTYAGILHTLKTTSTRRNRNTETSDDSCFGSQLISIPPYAISGSPSSNQTLDHFVHT, via the coding sequence ATGTATGCGTTATTGAATGAACCAGCATACCAAACGGTATCCAAAGACCCCACACCTTCCGTCCAAAGACAGAACAACTCGCTCATTACCAGATTGCTCAATCTCAAGCTCATCGACACTAAAACATCTATGCGCCTAAAATCAAATACAGCTGTATGCCCACGCATATACGGACAACCCAAAGCGCACAAACCCAACTTGCCACTGCGCCCGGTGGTCCCCAATATCACAGCACCGACATATCAACTTGCCAAGTTCATAGGCAGTATACTAAAATCATCATTCCACAGTGAGTACAACACACCCGACAGTTTCCAGTTCACCGAGTATATACAACAGGTCACCCTTTCACCTGACTATGTCCTAGTGTCGTTTGATGTGGTCTCTCTGTACACAAACATACCAACAGAGCTGGTCACCCATGATATCATCATGGACTGGCGTAACATTAAAGTTCACACCAACATTAATTTGGATTTGTTTCTCGAGCTAGTCGAGTTTTGTATTAAAAGCAGTTACTTCAGATTCCGGGAAAAACACTACAAGCAAACGTTCGGCACAGCCATGGGCAGCCCCCTATCGCCCATTCTAGCTGATATTATTATGGAAAACTTACTACAAACTTCAATCAAACGACTTCCATTCACCATTCCGGTAATCCGCAAATATGTTGACGATCTATTCTTGGCGCTCCCCAAAGACAAAGTACAACAAACTCTGGATACTTTTAACGCATACAATCAACATCTACAGTTTACAAAAGAAGAGGAGATCGACAACAAACTTCCGTTCTTAGACACAGTAGTAACTCGACATTCAGACCAAACACTATCTACACGCTGGTACGCAAAACCGATAGCATCAGGCCGTCTTCTGAACTACCATTCTTTCCACCCGCTATCGATGAAAATGAACGTCGCTCAACAATTCATTAAAAGAGTGACTGGTCTCACCACGGATAACTGCCCTAACTTGcagcaaaatataatttttcaacatCTCCGTAGGAACAATTACCCATCATCACTCATCAACAGACTTATATCCCGCAATGCAAAAATATTCTGCCCCTCCAATAACTCTCAACAAccggataaaaataaaaatgcatctAACACAAGAGATCCTCCCAACGATAGCAGTCCGTCCACCGACCAGGTTTACAGATCACTGCCATACGTACCATCACTCAGCACATCTATAGTAAGCATTCTAAAATCCGATTACCCAAATGTTAAAATAGCATCAAAACCAATCAGCACCACATCCAAACTAATGCTGAACGTCAAAGACCCCGTAGATCCTCTGTTGCAATCTAATGTCATCTACAGTCTGCCTTGTGGGAACTGCCCAATGTACTACATAGGAATGACACGGAATCAGCTCAAAACAAGACTGTACGGCCACAAAACCAACATAAACCAGTATGTACGATTAAAAACCGACGGCGCAATCACCACCGACGAACAGCTGATCAGTCTCGGTGAGAAAACCGCTCTCATCGAACACATGATCAAAAACGACCACAATTTTGATCTCACCAAAGCTAAGATCATTGATAAAACCTATCGATCGACGGCTCTACCAATACTTGAAATGTGCCACATCTCAAACACCGCCAACACCGTCAACCATCGCACCGATGTAGATGGTCTCAACACTACCTACGCCGGCATCCTACACACACTGAAAACGACCAGCACTCGAAGGAATAGAAACACAGAAACCAGTGATGACAGTTGTTTTGGCTCACAATTGATATCAATCCCTCCATACGCAATCAGTGGGTCACCATCTTCAAACCAGACGTTGGACCACTTCGTGCATACATAG